One window of Dyadobacter sandarakinus genomic DNA carries:
- a CDS encoding C1q-like domain-containing protein, producing the protein MNSNPTQLLRGLRMMVAGLCLSVLPGAGSLVLAQGVGINTTTPDPSAALHIQSSNSGLLLPQVNLQSVTDKTTIPAPAPGLLIYNTNPALDGAGFYYNNGTKTLPNWTNLNQFKIPYYVAAEHNGAAFQIDNYNGALGSAAIKGYSSGKGIGVLAESDPSGYALVVNGDVKLSGGNLNPAAGKVLTSVGSDGYATWQDPKVAPKVAFKASGVKGGGSEKTASGNFDTKIPFASEEYDLGNNYNDVNSNPHSTFIAPVNGIYHFDVKLLSNMPDGTGNDGEHYVGLKLNKDVNGSISLVAAESSFGTQTLFFNNLSVDVKLNQGERIFVVVTNLNGDYIYLHTEPYNTYFSGHLVTPL; encoded by the coding sequence ATGAATAGTAACCCTACACAACTGCTCCGCGGCTTGCGCATGATGGTTGCCGGCCTGTGTCTGAGCGTGCTGCCCGGGGCAGGCAGCCTGGTACTTGCACAAGGCGTGGGCATTAATACCACTACGCCTGACCCCAGTGCTGCGCTGCATATCCAAAGTAGTAACAGCGGCCTGCTGCTGCCACAGGTGAACCTTCAGAGTGTAACGGACAAGACAACCATCCCCGCACCCGCACCCGGGTTGCTGATCTACAATACCAATCCTGCATTGGATGGAGCAGGTTTTTACTACAACAACGGCACCAAAACTTTACCCAACTGGACCAACCTCAACCAGTTTAAAATCCCCTACTATGTTGCCGCCGAGCACAATGGAGCCGCTTTTCAGATTGATAATTATAATGGTGCATTAGGTAGTGCTGCTATTAAAGGTTATAGTTCGGGCAAAGGAATTGGTGTTTTGGCCGAAAGTGATCCAAGCGGATATGCATTGGTTGTAAATGGTGATGTTAAATTATCAGGAGGCAATCTTAATCCTGCTGCAGGAAAAGTACTTACTAGTGTTGGTAGCGATGGTTATGCGACGTGGCAGGATCCGAAAGTGGCTCCAAAGGTTGCTTTTAAGGCGAGTGGGGTGAAAGGTGGAGGGAGTGAGAAGACCGCAAGTGGTAATTTTGATACTAAGATTCCTTTCGCATCCGAAGAGTATGATTTAGGGAATAACTATAATGATGTCAATAGCAATCCACATAGTACGTTTATAGCACCCGTTAATGGTATTTATCATTTTGATGTCAAGTTGTTATCTAATATGCCCGATGGAACTGGAAATGATGGCGAACATTATGTAGGGTTGAAGCTAAACAAAGATGTAAATGGATCGATTTCATTGGTAGCAGCCGAGTCTTCCTTTGGGACTCAAACGTTGTTCTTCAACAATCTGTCTGTAGATGTGAAACTGAACCAGGGAGAAAGAATATTCGTCGTCGTCACCAATTTAAATGGAGACTATATCTATCTACATACTGAACCTTATAATACCTACTTCTCCGGCCACCTTGTAACACCGCTATAA
- a CDS encoding serine hydrolase domain-containing protein gives MALKPMFRKVQPKVVLAVLAVIVVVIVSWGLVRKNKSAHELAAVDPVKIAKLDPVTVKNPDAATALKIARIDHIFQKKRRAGFNGNVLVVQKGQILYQGSFGFAHLKEKDSLTAASRFQLASLSKPFTAVAVLKLIQEGKVSLDDSVQRFFPEFPYHGVKVDMLLSHRSGLPNYIYSFPDSIRHGQKYPDNLDIMDWYARVVPTPRPYNHPGRSFNYCNTNYCVLAAIVEKVTGEPFGVYLHNQILAPLGMRNTYLVTDTTSVATQLRTVGHQYGRRLEKDYYDDVVGDKGLYSTTNDIYRFYNGLMQGMLLDKKLLDEAFKPRSFEHAGIRNYGYGFRMHIKEDNSPRFIYHGGWWKGYNTMLWVCPEDEAVIIVLGNTYNRSTYDLRELLEVIHGPGKIEDIEKDV, from the coding sequence ATGGCCTTAAAGCCTATGTTCAGAAAAGTGCAGCCGAAAGTGGTGCTGGCGGTACTGGCCGTCATTGTAGTTGTGATTGTGTCATGGGGACTGGTCAGGAAAAACAAGTCGGCGCACGAGCTGGCCGCTGTCGATCCTGTAAAGATTGCAAAGCTTGACCCTGTCACCGTTAAAAATCCGGACGCAGCGACTGCCCTTAAAATTGCCAGAATCGACCATATTTTTCAGAAGAAAAGGCGTGCGGGTTTCAATGGAAACGTGCTGGTTGTGCAAAAAGGCCAGATACTTTACCAGGGCTCATTCGGCTTTGCACATTTAAAGGAAAAGGATTCACTTACCGCTGCTTCCCGCTTTCAGCTGGCATCCCTCTCCAAGCCATTTACCGCAGTAGCAGTCCTGAAATTGATCCAGGAAGGCAAAGTAAGCCTGGATGATTCGGTACAGCGGTTTTTTCCTGAGTTTCCTTATCACGGGGTAAAGGTGGACATGCTGCTGAGCCACCGCAGCGGACTGCCCAATTATATTTACTCCTTTCCCGACAGCATCCGGCACGGTCAGAAGTACCCCGACAACCTGGATATTATGGACTGGTATGCCAGAGTAGTGCCCACACCCCGGCCTTACAACCATCCCGGCCGCTCTTTTAATTATTGTAACACCAACTATTGCGTGCTGGCTGCGATTGTGGAAAAAGTGACGGGTGAGCCGTTTGGCGTGTACCTGCACAACCAGATCCTCGCCCCGCTCGGCATGCGCAACACCTACCTCGTCACCGATACTACGAGCGTGGCTACGCAGCTTCGTACCGTGGGACACCAGTATGGCCGCCGCCTTGAAAAGGATTACTATGATGATGTTGTCGGCGACAAAGGCCTTTATTCCACAACCAATGATATTTACCGTTTTTACAACGGGCTTATGCAGGGAATGCTGCTCGATAAAAAGCTGCTGGATGAGGCTTTCAAGCCGCGCAGCTTTGAGCATGCCGGTATCCGCAACTATGGATACGGATTCAGAATGCACATCAAGGAAGACAACTCGCCCCGGTTCATTTACCATGGCGGCTGGTGGAAAGGGTACAATACCATGCTCTGGGTGTGCCCTGAGGACGAGGCTGTGATCATTGTGCTCGGCAATACCTATAACCGCTCCACCTACGACCTGCGTGAGTTGCTGGAAGTAATCCATGGCCCGGGCAAGATCGAGGATATCGAGAAAGACGTTTAG
- the nuoL gene encoding NADH-quinone oxidoreductase subunit L gives MPETAYILPACLLLGLPFAGFLLLWLGGKGLNHVAGWMGAALTAAGLAVSLIYADLEATHTLHFNWAVIGKTSIEIALRFDRLTCLMLTVVHFVALLVQLYSTAYMHGDRALHRYFAFIQLFLFSMIGIVLSGSLIVMYIFWELVGLSSYLLISFWYFRPRAVWAAQKAFVLNRIGDAAFLSGILLLFYYTGSTDFEVISEEITALDPMILTGIGLCLFGGCVGKSAQFPLSGWLPDAMEGPTPVSALIHAATMVAAGIFLLARIAFLLTPHAQLVIILIGTITMLTGAVQAVRAWDIKRVLAYSTMSQLGLMVVAVGFGSWETAIFHLTTHAFFKAGLFLSAGSVIHAVTPADPVAGFDPQDMRTMGGLRRALPITFICFAVCAAALAGLPLFSGFLSKDAIITEGFLWAEKYGAAAYIFPILVIFSAGLTAYYMTRQVWLVFFGEKRFTTFPSVHAHESPAVMWLPMALLAALSFFIWFSWNPFAAGWFLEWLGLDEAVHLGWIPVVATLTTIVSILLAYREITAADPFSLHAPATEKAARKRTMFNCLRDYSSEHYFIAPFSWIAGRLQKLEKRGIDAFVDFVGRGAVVLAHMIATFDKYIVDGAVTLTVAAIRSSGQVARSIQNGRIQSYYIATALGVFLLILWLVVA, from the coding sequence ATGCCCGAAACCGCATACATTTTACCTGCTTGTCTGCTGTTGGGCTTACCATTTGCCGGTTTTCTCCTGCTCTGGCTCGGGGGCAAAGGTCTTAATCACGTCGCCGGCTGGATGGGCGCGGCACTTACGGCCGCAGGTCTGGCCGTCAGCCTCATTTACGCTGACCTTGAGGCAACCCATACCCTGCATTTCAACTGGGCTGTCATTGGCAAAACTTCCATTGAAATTGCCCTCCGCTTTGACCGGCTCACGTGCCTGATGCTGACAGTTGTGCATTTTGTCGCGCTTCTCGTGCAGCTTTATTCCACTGCCTACATGCATGGCGATCGTGCATTGCACCGCTACTTTGCATTTATCCAGCTTTTCCTTTTTTCCATGATCGGGATCGTGCTTTCGGGCAGTCTCATTGTGATGTATATTTTCTGGGAACTGGTGGGGCTCTCGTCCTATCTGCTTATCAGCTTCTGGTACTTCCGGCCGCGGGCGGTATGGGCTGCGCAAAAAGCATTTGTGCTCAACCGCATCGGTGATGCAGCATTCCTGTCCGGCATTTTACTGCTCTTTTACTATACAGGCTCTACCGACTTTGAAGTAATATCTGAAGAAATCACTGCGCTTGATCCAATGATCCTGACGGGCATCGGCCTGTGTCTGTTTGGAGGCTGTGTAGGCAAATCTGCCCAGTTTCCACTTTCCGGCTGGCTGCCCGATGCGATGGAAGGTCCTACACCTGTATCGGCACTGATCCATGCGGCAACCATGGTGGCGGCGGGTATTTTTCTGCTGGCCCGGATTGCATTCCTCCTTACGCCGCATGCACAGCTGGTCATCATACTCATCGGCACAATCACCATGCTCACCGGCGCCGTACAGGCAGTACGCGCCTGGGATATCAAGCGTGTCCTGGCCTACTCCACCATGTCACAGCTTGGGCTGATGGTTGTAGCGGTGGGCTTCGGCAGCTGGGAAACAGCCATATTTCACCTGACTACGCACGCGTTTTTCAAGGCCGGACTTTTTCTTTCCGCCGGCTCGGTGATCCATGCGGTGACGCCCGCTGATCCTGTTGCGGGCTTTGATCCGCAGGATATGCGCACGATGGGCGGGCTTCGGCGGGCACTGCCCATCACCTTCATCTGCTTTGCAGTTTGTGCGGCGGCGCTGGCAGGTCTGCCTTTGTTTTCAGGGTTTTTATCCAAAGATGCGATCATTACCGAAGGTTTTTTATGGGCTGAAAAGTATGGAGCGGCAGCTTACATTTTTCCTATACTTGTCATCTTTTCGGCCGGGCTTACTGCTTATTACATGACGCGCCAGGTATGGCTGGTTTTTTTTGGAGAAAAAAGGTTTACAACATTCCCGTCTGTTCACGCGCATGAGTCACCCGCTGTGATGTGGCTGCCGATGGCGCTGCTGGCTGCATTGTCATTCTTCATCTGGTTTTCATGGAACCCATTTGCTGCCGGCTGGTTTCTCGAATGGCTCGGATTGGACGAAGCCGTACACCTTGGCTGGATACCGGTAGTAGCCACATTGACTACGATCGTTTCTATTTTACTGGCTTACCGGGAAATTACTGCTGCGGATCCATTCAGCCTGCACGCACCTGCCACCGAAAAAGCTGCACGCAAGCGTACAATGTTTAACTGCCTAAGGGATTACTCTTCGGAACACTATTTCATTGCACCCTTTTCATGGATTGCCGGCAGGCTGCAAAAGCTCGAAAAACGTGGCATAGATGCATTCGTTGATTTTGTAGGCAGAGGTGCCGTGGTACTGGCGCATATGATTGCCACATTTGACAAATACATTGTAGACGGCGCAGTAACCCTGACGGTAGCCGCTATACGTTCATCCGGCCAGGTAGCACGCAGCATTCAGAATGGCCGGATACAATCCTATTACATTGCCACCGCGCTTGGCGTTTTTTTACTGATATTGTGGCTGGTAGTCGCATAA
- a CDS encoding complex I subunit 4 family protein: protein MLDHILSLLIIIPIFGAAAVAFWPTTRDSDYRIIALTALVIELVVTAGMYFLFDNHNPGFQLSETSDWITLPIGSLGVISVDYALAVDGISFPLVLLAVIVLFAGIISSWNINHKTRAYFALYLLLSGSVIGCFLAQDFFLFYLFFEFMLLPMYFLIGLWGGPRREYAALKFFVYTFLGSLLILIVMIGLYLSVIDPVETARLVGMLGLEDVIPVETIPQIQAWLAEGKIAPEQMVHTFRFSYLADADNYIPGSLLNLASQYFILHLPVRLIAFWFLFIGFAVKLPVVPVHTWLPDAHVEAPTPISVVLAGILLKIGGYGFIRIVDGFFPLEASYSTVPLAILGMVSIVYGGFNALGQNDLKKMIAYSSVSHMGFVLLGIAAFTAEGINGAIYQMVSHGILSAMLFLLTGVLYDRTHDRRIENYRGLISVMPQFTVLTGIAFFASLGLPGFSGFVGELFTLMGAFQSTTLPVWIPVLSTLGIVLAAGYFLWTYQRMFFGSYWYRNETSHVLTDLTLREKALLVPLAVITVLIGILPGILFNMTGPAVQAWLEGLR, encoded by the coding sequence ATGCTCGACCATATACTTTCTTTACTCATCATTATTCCAATCTTCGGTGCTGCGGCTGTGGCTTTCTGGCCCACGACCCGCGATTCCGATTACAGGATCATTGCACTTACAGCCCTGGTTATTGAGCTGGTGGTAACCGCAGGAATGTATTTTCTTTTTGACAACCACAATCCCGGCTTCCAGCTTTCCGAAACCTCCGACTGGATTACCCTGCCTATCGGATCGCTGGGTGTCATATCTGTGGACTATGCGCTGGCCGTGGACGGGATCAGCTTTCCGCTGGTACTGCTGGCCGTGATCGTATTGTTTGCCGGCATCATCAGTTCCTGGAACATCAACCATAAAACCCGCGCGTACTTTGCATTGTACCTCCTGCTGAGCGGCAGCGTGATCGGGTGCTTTCTGGCACAGGACTTCTTCCTGTTCTACCTGTTTTTCGAGTTTATGCTCCTTCCCATGTATTTCCTGATCGGTCTGTGGGGTGGTCCGCGGCGGGAATATGCTGCATTGAAATTCTTTGTCTATACCTTTCTGGGCTCCTTGCTGATCCTGATTGTCATGATCGGCCTGTACCTTTCCGTGATTGATCCGGTTGAAACCGCCAGGCTGGTGGGCATGCTCGGCCTGGAAGACGTCATTCCTGTCGAAACAATCCCGCAGATACAGGCATGGCTTGCCGAGGGCAAAATTGCGCCCGAGCAGATGGTGCATACGTTCCGGTTTTCCTACCTGGCCGACGCCGATAATTACATTCCGGGCTCGCTGCTCAACCTGGCATCCCAGTACTTTATCCTTCACCTGCCCGTGCGGCTCATTGCATTCTGGTTCCTGTTCATCGGATTTGCGGTCAAGCTCCCTGTCGTGCCGGTGCATACCTGGCTGCCCGATGCCCACGTGGAAGCTCCCACACCTATATCCGTGGTGCTTGCAGGAATCCTGTTAAAGATCGGCGGGTACGGTTTCATCCGGATTGTTGACGGCTTTTTCCCACTGGAAGCATCGTACAGCACAGTACCACTGGCCATTTTAGGGATGGTATCCATTGTTTACGGCGGCTTCAATGCACTCGGGCAAAATGATCTTAAGAAAATGATCGCCTATTCTTCAGTATCACACATGGGCTTTGTGCTCCTGGGGATTGCAGCCTTTACCGCAGAGGGCATCAATGGTGCCATTTACCAGATGGTGAGTCATGGTATCCTGTCGGCGATGCTCTTCCTGCTTACCGGGGTACTTTATGACCGTACCCACGACCGCCGCATCGAAAACTACCGGGGTCTGATCAGCGTCATGCCGCAATTTACCGTGCTCACAGGCATTGCATTCTTTGCTTCCCTCGGACTACCCGGGTTTTCGGGATTTGTGGGAGAGCTTTTTACGCTGATGGGCGCATTCCAGTCTACCACGCTGCCGGTCTGGATCCCGGTGCTCTCCACACTTGGGATCGTGCTCGCAGCCGGCTATTTCCTCTGGACATACCAGCGCATGTTTTTTGGGTCGTACTGGTACCGGAATGAAACCAGTCACGTGCTGACAGATCTTACTCTCCGTGAAAAAGCACTGCTGGTTCCACTGGCCGTAATTACCGTGCTGATCGGTATCCTTCCGGGTATCCTCTTCAACATGACAGGCCCGGCCGTACAGGCCTGGCTGGAAGGATTGCGGTAA
- a CDS encoding acyltransferase family protein codes for MKESTPSHRLLSLDTLRGFDMFWITGGEEIFAVLAKVTGWSWAIFMAHQFTHPDWNGFRAYDLIFPTFLFMAGVSTPFSLGSRLEKGVPPSELIGKVIRRGLILVFLGIIYNNGIFHTEWARMRYPSVLGRIGLAGMFAQIIYLYTGPKARWAWFAGLLLGYYAFMMFFPVPGCEPGTLTMECNPASYIDRLIIPGRLYLKIHDPEGLISAIPAIGTGLMGIFAGELLRTSDEIIARKSKVVYLIFAGIVSLLLCVVWDHFFPINKNLWTSSFVLCAGGFSTLLLALFYWIVDVMNFRKWTLFFVVIGMNSIVIYMVGRFIDFAYTAHALFGGILSYFPHPVEAMGEVIAIIMVQWVFMYLLFRNKLFLKV; via the coding sequence ATGAAAGAAAGTACCCCCTCTCACAGATTGCTGTCGCTGGATACGCTGCGCGGTTTTGATATGTTCTGGATCACGGGCGGCGAAGAGATCTTCGCAGTGCTGGCCAAAGTCACAGGCTGGTCATGGGCTATTTTTATGGCACACCAGTTTACGCACCCGGATTGGAACGGTTTCCGGGCTTACGACCTCATCTTCCCGACCTTCCTTTTTATGGCGGGTGTTTCCACGCCATTTTCACTGGGAAGCCGGCTGGAAAAGGGCGTTCCTCCCTCCGAGCTGATCGGGAAGGTAATCCGCCGCGGACTGATCCTGGTATTTCTTGGCATCATTTATAATAATGGTATTTTCCATACCGAGTGGGCCAGAATGCGGTACCCCAGCGTACTCGGCCGCATTGGTCTTGCAGGTATGTTTGCACAGATTATTTACCTGTATACCGGCCCCAAAGCACGCTGGGCCTGGTTTGCCGGACTGCTGCTCGGCTACTATGCATTCATGATGTTTTTCCCGGTACCCGGCTGCGAACCCGGCACCCTTACCATGGAGTGCAACCCGGCCAGCTACATTGACCGCCTGATTATTCCGGGCAGGCTTTACCTCAAAATACATGATCCGGAAGGACTAATTTCAGCGATTCCGGCAATTGGTACCGGGCTGATGGGCATCTTTGCCGGCGAGCTGCTGAGAACAAGCGACGAGATCATCGCCCGCAAATCCAAAGTCGTGTACCTGATTTTTGCCGGTATTGTAAGCCTGCTGCTCTGCGTGGTCTGGGATCATTTTTTCCCGATCAACAAAAACCTTTGGACCAGCTCCTTCGTACTATGCGCCGGTGGCTTCAGTACCTTGCTGCTTGCATTGTTCTACTGGATCGTGGATGTCATGAATTTCAGAAAATGGACGCTTTTCTTTGTCGTGATCGGGATGAACTCCATTGTGATTTACATGGTTGGACGCTTTATAGATTTCGCCTACACCGCGCATGCACTTTTCGGCGGCATCCTCTCCTACTTCCCCCACCCTGTAGAAGCCATGGGCGAAGTAATCGCGATTATCATGGTACAATGGGTATTTATGTATCTGTTATTCCGGAACAAGTTATTTCTGAAGGTTTAA
- a CDS encoding ATP-binding cassette domain-containing protein yields the protein MSIQVTNLTKTYGSQRAVDGISFSLKKGEIVGFLGPNGAGKSTTMKILTGYLKPSSGQASVSEHDVVQSPMPARRAIGYLPEHNPLYLDMFVTEFLLFSGKLYGMSGKALQARVEDVITMCGLEAEKRKKIAQLSKGYRQRVGLAQSFLHDPSVLILDEPTTGLDPNQIQEIREVIRSAGQNKTVLFSTHIMQEVEALCDRVIIINKGKVVSDSTLNQLRATGESLESIFRNLTSL from the coding sequence ATGTCCATCCAAGTCACTAACCTCACCAAGACCTACGGATCGCAGCGGGCGGTTGATGGTATTTCATTTTCCTTGAAAAAGGGAGAGATCGTGGGTTTTCTCGGCCCGAACGGTGCGGGTAAGTCCACGACCATGAAAATACTCACCGGCTACCTCAAACCGTCTTCCGGTCAGGCGAGCGTTTCGGAGCATGATGTGGTGCAGAGTCCGATGCCGGCGCGCCGGGCTATTGGCTACCTGCCCGAGCACAACCCCTTGTACCTGGACATGTTTGTAACTGAATTTCTTCTTTTTTCGGGCAAGCTGTACGGCATGAGCGGGAAAGCGTTACAAGCGCGGGTGGAGGATGTGATTACGATGTGTGGCCTGGAAGCTGAGAAACGCAAGAAAATTGCGCAGCTTTCCAAAGGTTACCGCCAGCGCGTAGGACTTGCGCAATCTTTTTTGCACGATCCCTCAGTACTGATCCTGGACGAGCCCACCACCGGCCTTGATCCCAACCAGATCCAGGAAATCAGGGAAGTAATACGCAGTGCCGGTCAAAACAAGACCGTTCTTTTTTCAACGCACATCATGCAGGAAGTAGAGGCACTCTGCGACCGTGTGATCATTATCAATAAAGGCAAGGTTGTCAGTGACAGTACTTTAAACCAGCTGCGGGCAACAGGCGAGTCTCTGGAATCCATTTTCCGGAACCTTACTTCCCTGTAA
- a CDS encoding glycoside hydrolase family 3 N-terminal domain-containing protein yields MSVVLLVIFSSVVSVAWKLMGYRKEVPVAAEHTPEPVTRTPKKHREPVLVLPENEWVDSTLQSLTIEQKIGQLFMVAAFSNRDEAHYKYIDKLVDEYHIGGLIFFQGGPVAQAQLTNRYQSHSAVPLFVGIDGEWGLGMRLDSTISFPKQMVLGAIQDNGLVYKMGSDIGQQCSRLGIHINFAPVSDINSNAANPVIGIRSFGEEKENVTRKAIAYMKGLQHSRVIATAKHFPGHGDTDADSHLTLPVLDHSAQQLSEVDLYPFREMIADSLMGVLTGHLFVPALDSTPNTPTSLSSKAITGLLRKEMNFRGLVFTDAMNMRGVLKNGKAADVNLKALIAGNDVLLYPESIAETVTKVKDAISQRVISEKIIDDKVKRILQAKYWAGLARYQPIDVNNLYADLNNEKSRELYRELCEASVTVVKNDNNLIPVGSVADDKMAVVSMGEGSNFAFQKTLAMYKPMRAYNLYNGVASQDDMTQMLGYLQPYNTVIVDVHGISSNPKKNYGVTPSMTDFVTQLKLQNKKVVLCIFGTPYAIQYFPETDVLINASQDGNEMQETVPQIIFGALSSKGRLPVSVLNYRYGSGLSTTSINRIAFGTPESVGMDGTRLKKIDEIATAAVSDHVFPGCEVLVARRGKIIYEKQFGALSYRTPERVTSETIYDLASLTKVSATLQAVMLLYDRKQIDLDQKASYYLPELAGTSKQNFTVRDLLLHRSGLQSFYPSLWDRTKTSAGGLLPEYYSSRQDTAYYLQVAPKLFAKGALRDSVWKWVVQSPMNNRRERSGSYGYLYSDLGFLTLQKIVERVTGQALDTFVASNIYEPLGLAYLGFNPLRHFSEKQIAPTEQDYRFRGQLLQGTVHDQMAAIVGGVSGHAGLFGTARDLAVLFQMNLWKGNYAGRRFYEQETVPLFARMYDENHHRGLGWDKTPFDGGSSYVSPQASPNSFGHTGFTGTMVWVDPDESLVFIFLSNRVNPDPENSSITTQRTRRKIQDIVYTALTERKSELP; encoded by the coding sequence TTGTCTGTCGTATTACTGGTGATTTTCAGCTCGGTGGTGTCCGTAGCATGGAAGCTCATGGGCTACCGCAAAGAAGTACCTGTGGCTGCGGAACACACTCCGGAACCAGTTACCCGTACGCCCAAAAAGCACCGGGAGCCTGTACTCGTACTGCCCGAAAATGAATGGGTGGACAGCACGCTCCAATCGCTGACCATCGAGCAAAAGATCGGACAGCTGTTTATGGTAGCCGCGTTTTCAAACCGGGACGAAGCACATTACAAATACATTGACAAGCTGGTCGACGAGTACCACATCGGCGGGCTGATTTTCTTTCAGGGTGGGCCGGTAGCGCAGGCGCAGCTTACCAACCGCTACCAGTCACACTCGGCAGTGCCGCTTTTCGTCGGTATCGACGGCGAATGGGGACTTGGCATGCGTCTGGACAGCACTATTTCCTTCCCCAAACAAATGGTACTGGGTGCTATCCAGGACAATGGACTGGTGTATAAAATGGGCAGTGATATCGGGCAGCAATGCAGCCGGCTCGGAATCCATATCAACTTTGCGCCTGTATCCGACATCAACAGCAATGCGGCTAACCCGGTGATCGGTATCCGCTCATTCGGGGAAGAAAAAGAAAATGTGACGCGCAAAGCGATCGCCTATATGAAAGGCCTGCAGCACAGCAGGGTGATTGCCACGGCGAAGCACTTTCCCGGCCATGGCGATACGGATGCCGACTCACATCTTACATTACCCGTACTCGACCATTCGGCCCAGCAACTGAGTGAGGTGGACCTGTACCCTTTCCGGGAAATGATTGCAGACAGTCTGATGGGCGTACTCACCGGCCACCTTTTTGTACCTGCGCTGGACAGTACGCCTAATACACCTACTTCCTTGTCGTCCAAAGCCATCACTGGTTTGCTTCGGAAAGAAATGAATTTCAGAGGTCTGGTTTTTACAGATGCGATGAACATGCGCGGTGTTTTGAAAAACGGAAAAGCCGCAGACGTAAACCTGAAAGCATTGATCGCCGGCAATGACGTACTGCTTTATCCCGAAAGCATTGCAGAAACGGTTACCAAAGTAAAAGACGCCATCAGCCAGCGCGTGATCAGTGAAAAGATCATTGACGATAAGGTAAAACGCATTTTGCAGGCCAAATACTGGGCAGGACTGGCCAGGTACCAGCCCATTGATGTAAACAATCTTTACGCTGACCTTAATAATGAAAAAAGCAGGGAGCTGTACCGCGAGCTGTGTGAAGCATCTGTGACGGTTGTTAAAAATGACAACAACCTCATTCCGGTAGGATCGGTAGCAGACGACAAAATGGCCGTGGTAAGCATGGGTGAAGGAAGCAACTTCGCCTTTCAGAAAACCCTGGCGATGTACAAACCCATGCGTGCCTATAACCTGTACAACGGTGTGGCCAGCCAGGATGACATGACGCAGATGCTGGGTTACCTGCAACCGTACAATACCGTCATTGTGGATGTACACGGCATTTCATCCAATCCTAAAAAGAACTATGGCGTAACACCGTCAATGACCGACTTTGTTACCCAGCTCAAATTGCAGAACAAGAAGGTTGTCCTGTGCATTTTCGGAACACCCTATGCCATCCAGTACTTTCCGGAAACTGATGTGCTGATCAATGCCAGTCAGGACGGGAACGAAATGCAGGAAACCGTGCCGCAGATTATTTTTGGCGCTCTGAGCTCCAAAGGCAGGCTGCCGGTATCGGTACTTAATTACCGCTATGGCAGCGGGCTGAGCACTACATCCATCAACCGCATTGCATTCGGTACGCCCGAGAGTGTGGGAATGGACGGTACCCGGCTCAAAAAAATTGATGAAATTGCTACAGCGGCCGTGAGTGACCATGTTTTTCCAGGCTGTGAAGTACTCGTGGCCAGAAGGGGGAAAATCATTTATGAAAAACAATTTGGCGCACTCAGCTACCGTACCCCGGAGCGTGTTACCAGCGAAACCATCTACGACCTCGCGTCGCTCACCAAGGTATCCGCAACCCTGCAGGCAGTGATGCTGCTGTACGACCGCAAGCAGATCGACCTCGACCAGAAAGCATCCTATTACCTGCCTGAGCTTGCCGGCACCAGCAAGCAGAATTTTACAGTGCGCGACCTGCTGCTGCACCGCTCAGGGTTACAATCTTTTTATCCATCGCTCTGGGACCGGACCAAAACCAGCGCGGGCGGACTGCTGCCGGAGTATTACAGCTCACGGCAGGATACCGCATACTATCTTCAGGTGGCACCCAAGCTGTTTGCCAAAGGGGCACTCCGCGACTCGGTGTGGAAGTGGGTGGTACAATCGCCGATGAACAACCGCCGGGAACGCTCGGGATCGTACGGCTACCTGTACAGCGACCTGGGTTTCCTGACTTTGCAAAAAATAGTAGAGCGGGTTACTGGTCAGGCATTGGATACGTTTGTGGCATCCAATATTTATGAGCCGCTGGGGCTCGCGTACCTGGGCTTCAACCCGCTCCGGCATTTTTCTGAAAAACAGATTGCACCTACCGAGCAGGACTACCGGTTCAGGGGCCAGCTGCTGCAGGGAACTGTGCATGACCAGATGGCTGCGATTGTGGGAGGCGTGTCAGGACATGCCGGACTATTTGGTACCGCTCGCGACCTGGCAGTGTTGTTTCAGATGAACCTTTGGAAAGGGAACTATGCCGGGCGGCGTTTTTACGAGCAGGAAACGGTGCCGCTGTTTGCAAGAATGTACGACGAAAATCACCACCGCGGACTTGGCTGGGACAAAACACCTTTTGATGGTGGCAGCTCCTATGTATCGCCCCAGGCATCGCCTAATTCTTTCGGGCATACAGGGTTTACGGGCACCATGGTATGGGTGGATCCTGACGAAAGCCTGGTGTTTATATTTTTGTCAAACAGGGTGAATCCGGACCCTGAAAACTCCTCCATTACTACACAGAGAACCCGCCGGAAAATACAGGATATCGTGTATACTGCACTCACAGAAAGGAAAAGCGAACTCCCCTGA